The genomic stretch GAGTATAAAAAGTGACGAATCGTATATCTGCCAATCAATCTTTTATAAAAACAGCCACTTATCAAACACCCAAAGATGGAAATGCCTGTTGTGGTGATGGCTTTTATATCAAAGAAACTAGCGATTATTTCTTATGCGCTATTGCAGATGGGTTAGGAAGCGGTGAACATGCGAAAATAGCGTCCGATGCTGTCATTGAAACTGCAAAGCAAAATTATAATCTTGAGCTCGATGATTTAATGATCCTGTGTAATGATGTGACTAAAGGAACAAGAGGCGCCGCTGTTGCTCTATTGAAATTTGATAAGCGCAGTCGGCAGTTTTCATACACAAACGTAGGCAATATTCGATTTTATCTATATGCCCCAGACGGAAAGCTTACGTATCCTTTACCTGTAAAAGGATTTCTATCAGGTCGAAAACAAAAAATCCAAGTTCAGACTTTTTCATATGAACCTAGCTCACAATTTTTAATTCATACAGATGGATTAGATTTAAAAGAAGTTAGAGCTTTCTTTGGTTCTCGAATGAACATTGAACAACTATCTGCTCAGCTCAAAGCAAAATTATCCTCTCATAAAGACGATGTAACGTTCATATTGGGAGAGCTACCGACAAGCTAATGATGTAAAAATTTAACTCACATGTGCTAATACATGTGAGTTTTGTTACAATTAAAAGAAAACATTGCTAGGAGAGATTGAGTTGACGGCCATAGCAAAAGTGAAAACAATTGATGTAATGAAGCATGTAAGTAATCAAATAAACCTGTCCTTAAAACAAGTAAAGAATGTAATCGACTTAATTGAAGAGGGAAATACAGTTCCATTTATTGCTCGGTATCGCAAGGAGCAAACAGGCTCTCTTGATGAAGTGCAAATTCGAACAATTTTAGATGAGTGGACCTACTTAACAAACTTAAATAACCGAAAAGAAGAGGTTATTCGTTTAATTGAAGAACAAGGGAAATTAACCGATGAGCTTGCTACAAGAATTG from Bacillus sp. 1780r2a1 encodes the following:
- a CDS encoding SpoIIE family protein phosphatase, coding for MTNRISANQSFIKTATYQTPKDGNACCGDGFYIKETSDYFLCAIADGLGSGEHAKIASDAVIETAKQNYNLELDDLMILCNDVTKGTRGAAVALLKFDKRSRQFSYTNVGNIRFYLYAPDGKLTYPLPVKGFLSGRKQKIQVQTFSYEPSSQFLIHTDGLDLKEVRAFFGSRMNIEQLSAQLKAKLSSHKDDVTFILGELPTS